A region of Elusimicrobiota bacterium DNA encodes the following proteins:
- a CDS encoding ATP phosphoribosyltransferase, translating to MRKLKLGMPKGSLQESTIELFRKAGIRVNASDRSYFPTSDDDELEIMLVRSQEMATYVEDGVFDAGLTGKDWILESGAKVREVCELLYAKSGFRPVRWVLCVPEGSSIKSVKDLQGKRIATEVVNIVKKYLRKNKVTAKVEFSWGATEAKAGRFVDAIVELTETGSSLRANHLRIVEELLTSSTRFICNEKAWADPWKREKIENMAILLQGALAAEGLVGIKMNLKESNLAAVTALLPALRKPTISQLTEKGWVALEVIMPEKEIKKNIPALKRAGAEGIIEYPLNKIIY from the coding sequence ATGAGAAAATTGAAGCTCGGCATGCCCAAAGGCAGTTTGCAGGAATCCACCATTGAACTTTTCAGGAAGGCGGGCATTCGGGTCAACGCCTCGGATCGATCCTATTTCCCGACGTCCGACGATGACGAGTTGGAAATCATGCTTGTTCGCTCCCAAGAAATGGCGACCTACGTGGAGGACGGGGTGTTCGACGCTGGGCTAACCGGGAAAGATTGGATTTTGGAGTCGGGAGCCAAAGTTCGGGAAGTCTGCGAATTGCTTTACGCCAAGTCCGGGTTCCGCCCCGTGCGCTGGGTTCTGTGCGTGCCCGAAGGGTCGTCCATTAAGTCCGTGAAGGACCTTCAGGGCAAACGCATTGCCACCGAGGTCGTGAACATCGTCAAAAAATATCTTCGCAAGAACAAGGTCACGGCCAAGGTCGAATTTTCTTGGGGGGCCACGGAGGCGAAAGCGGGACGATTCGTTGACGCGATCGTTGAACTGACGGAAACGGGATCCTCTCTCCGGGCCAACCACCTCCGGATCGTGGAGGAGCTTCTGACGTCCTCCACCCGGTTCATTTGCAATGAGAAAGCCTGGGCCGATCCGTGGAAACGGGAGAAAATCGAGAACATGGCGATCCTCCTGCAGGGTGCGCTGGCGGCCGAAGGGCTCGTGGGCATCAAAATGAATTTAAAAGAAAGCAATTTGGCCGCCGTCACCGCGCTTCTCCCTGCGCTCCGCAAACCCACCATTTCCCAGCTCACGGAAAAAGGGTGGGTGGCGCTCGAGGTCATCATGCCGGAGAAGGAAATTAAAAAGAATATCCCCGCCCTTAAACGCGCAGGGGCTGAGGGGATCATCGAATATCCCCTGAACAAGATTATCTACTAA
- a CDS encoding glutamate--tRNA ligase, with the protein MSVRVRFAPSPTGFLHIGGARTALFNWLYARHMGGTFILRIEDTDETRSTQESVDAIFNGMRWLGLDWDEGPTSASDPNAAKGSYGPYFQMQRLVHYKKYADELVAAGKAFYCFATPEEVQKSKERAALLKKAPKFVSPFRDLTPAQRDEFVKEGRPYTIRFKTPYAGVVEFADLIRGPMRWENDLIEDFILLKTSGIPTYNFACVVDDHLMEITHVIRGDDHLSNTPRQVLCYNALGWTPPIFAHLSMILGPDGQRLSKRHGATAVEEYRDAGYLPEATRNYLALLGWSTEDSQDLFTQEELIKKFTVERCGKSPAIFDPNKLVWMNGEYIRKMPIGELVERALPFIRKAGYLAGREEERRSEISAALSLEHEKTKLLTDIPRLIEFFFKEVEYDPASVEKVLKKPEVVDILKDAVQFYENLTPFTAASTEHAAKDLAAKRGIKNAAVFHPVRVSVSGRTQGPSLFHMLEVLGRERSVQRLRQTIEKLTAGFL; encoded by the coding sequence GTGTCCGTTCGAGTTCGATTTGCCCCATCGCCCACCGGGTTCCTCCACATCGGAGGGGCCCGGACGGCCCTGTTTAATTGGCTTTACGCCCGTCATATGGGGGGGACTTTCATCCTCCGCATCGAAGACACCGACGAGACCCGGTCCACCCAGGAATCCGTGGATGCCATTTTTAACGGGATGAGATGGTTGGGACTGGATTGGGACGAAGGGCCCACGTCGGCGTCGGACCCCAACGCCGCCAAGGGTTCTTACGGGCCCTATTTTCAAATGCAACGGTTGGTCCATTACAAGAAATACGCCGACGAACTGGTGGCCGCCGGGAAAGCCTTTTACTGTTTCGCCACTCCCGAAGAAGTTCAAAAATCAAAGGAACGGGCCGCTCTCCTCAAAAAAGCCCCCAAGTTTGTCAGTCCCTTCCGGGACTTGACGCCCGCCCAGCGGGACGAGTTTGTTAAAGAAGGCCGGCCCTACACCATTCGATTTAAAACGCCCTATGCGGGGGTCGTGGAATTTGCCGACCTGATTCGGGGGCCCATGCGGTGGGAAAACGATTTGATCGAAGATTTTATCCTGCTCAAGACCTCCGGGATCCCGACTTACAATTTCGCCTGCGTGGTGGACGATCATCTAATGGAGATCACGCACGTCATTCGGGGGGACGACCATCTCTCGAACACGCCCCGGCAGGTGCTCTGTTACAACGCCTTGGGATGGACGCCGCCCATTTTTGCCCATCTCTCCATGATCTTGGGTCCGGACGGCCAACGGTTGTCCAAGCGCCACGGCGCCACGGCTGTCGAGGAATATCGTGACGCGGGGTATCTGCCCGAAGCCACCCGCAACTACCTGGCTCTCTTGGGCTGGTCCACGGAAGACAGTCAGGACCTTTTTACCCAGGAAGAGCTGATCAAAAAGTTTACGGTGGAGCGGTGCGGAAAGAGTCCCGCCATTTTTGACCCGAACAAGCTGGTTTGGATGAATGGGGAATACATCCGAAAAATGCCCATCGGGGAGTTGGTGGAACGTGCCCTCCCCTTCATTCGTAAGGCGGGTTATTTGGCGGGGCGGGAGGAAGAGAGGCGCTCTGAGATTTCTGCGGCCTTGTCTTTGGAGCACGAGAAGACCAAACTTCTCACCGACATTCCCCGATTGATCGAGTTTTTCTTTAAGGAGGTTGAATACGATCCGGCCTCTGTCGAGAAAGTTTTAAAAAAGCCGGAGGTGGTCGACATCCTGAAAGACGCCGTCCAGTTCTATGAAAATCTCACCCCATTTACGGCCGCTTCCACGGAACACGCCGCCAAGGATTTGGCGGCCAAGCGAGGAATCAAAAATGCCGCCGTTTTTCATCCCGTCCGCGTTTCCGTTTCGGGGCGCACACAGGGGCCCAGCCTCTTTCATATGTTGGAGGTTCTGGGGCGGGAAAGATCCGTCCAGCGTCTCCGGCAAACCATCGAAAAGCTCACCGCCGGTTTTCTCTGA
- the tpx gene encoding thiol peroxidase translates to MDNERKGGTTFKGNPLTLLGPVIKVGQKAPDFRLVAGDLSEVSLAKSDGKTRLFIAVPSLDTPVCEQETKKFNQAVSGIPGVQTYLVSMDLPFAQGRFCQTADIKNLQTVSDHRDASFGHAYGTLIKELRLLSRAIFVVNAHDVVTYVEYVAEMTNHPNYEAALNALKTPTAV, encoded by the coding sequence ATGGACAACGAACGCAAAGGCGGTACGACTTTTAAAGGAAACCCGTTGACCCTTCTCGGTCCGGTCATTAAGGTTGGGCAGAAAGCCCCGGATTTTCGTTTGGTGGCGGGAGATCTGAGCGAAGTGTCCCTGGCCAAATCCGATGGAAAAACAAGGCTCTTTATTGCGGTTCCTTCCTTGGACACTCCCGTATGCGAACAGGAAACCAAAAAGTTTAACCAGGCCGTTTCGGGAATCCCGGGTGTTCAAACCTATCTCGTCAGCATGGACCTACCCTTCGCGCAGGGGCGTTTCTGTCAAACGGCCGACATTAAGAACCTTCAAACGGTTTCCGATCACCGAGACGCTTCCTTCGGTCATGCCTATGGAACATTGATTAAAGAACTTCGCCTTCTTTCCCGGGCCATTTTCGTCGTCAATGCCCATGACGTGGTGACTTATGTCGAATATGTGGCGGAGATGACGAATCACCCCAACTACGAGGCCGCTCTGAACGCCCTCAAGACCCCCACCGCTGTGTAA
- the rpmG gene encoding 50S ribosomal protein L33 translates to MAADRFVFMLACSQCDNRNYHYVRGRRREKKLEMKKFCSTCGKHTLHKETK, encoded by the coding sequence ATGGCTGCCGATCGTTTCGTGTTCATGTTAGCGTGTTCGCAGTGCGATAACCGCAACTATCATTATGTGCGGGGACGCCGTCGGGAGAAAAAACTTGAAATGAAAAAGTTTTGTTCGACCTGCGGTAAACACACCCTGCACAAAGAGACAAAATAG
- a CDS encoding ester cyclase: MRTWAVLFLGLSFGGWVWAGSAAPVTGNKAVLKKVYEAFNTANPGALEGLISEKAVSYDLPTGINQGMQGTQELVILLHRAFPDLKIQVEDMIAEGDRVAARVFFSGTHEGEFLGIPATGRQVAYTGIHYVKFSGGKIVALWSFMDHERLRRQLGEKVPSAK, translated from the coding sequence ATGAGAACGTGGGCCGTGTTGTTTCTGGGTCTGTCGTTTGGCGGATGGGTTTGGGCTGGCTCGGCGGCGCCGGTGACGGGGAACAAGGCGGTATTGAAGAAGGTCTACGAGGCCTTCAACACCGCCAATCCGGGCGCGTTGGAAGGGCTCATCTCGGAAAAGGCCGTCAGTTATGACCTCCCGACAGGGATTAACCAAGGAATGCAGGGCACCCAGGAGTTGGTGATCCTGCTTCATCGCGCCTTCCCGGATTTGAAAATCCAGGTGGAAGACATGATCGCCGAAGGGGATCGGGTGGCGGCGCGGGTTTTTTTCAGCGGAACCCACGAGGGGGAATTCTTGGGGATTCCCGCCACGGGGCGCCAGGTGGCCTACACGGGGATCCACTATGTGAAATTCTCCGGCGGGAAGATCGTGGCTCTTTGGTCCTTCATGGATCACGAACGGCTCCGCCGTCAGTTGGGAGAGAAAGTTCCTTCCGCGAAGTAA
- the secE gene encoding preprotein translocase subunit SecE has product MEKIRQLFQFFRDAYEELKKVSWLTRPQMMASTWLVILLVIVFSIFVGALDFVILKSFHFFIS; this is encoded by the coding sequence GTGGAAAAAATTCGCCAGCTGTTCCAGTTTTTTCGTGACGCCTACGAGGAGCTAAAAAAGGTTTCCTGGCTCACGCGCCCGCAAATGATGGCGTCGACTTGGTTGGTCATTTTGTTGGTCATCGTCTTTTCTATTTTCGTTGGTGCTTTGGATTTTGTGATTTTGAAAAGTTTTCATTTCTTTATTTCCTGA
- the nusG gene encoding transcription termination/antitermination factor NusG: protein MARGWYVIHTYSGHEDKVKALVEKTVIQQDLKERIFQLLIPTEDVVELRRNKKQVKKRKFFPGYVLVDMDVDNQTYWMIRNTAGVTGFLGGVKPTALPESEIQSLLQLTVAPPDHKPRPAVLFDKGEKVRIKEGPFRHFFGMVEEINEDRAKLRVTVDIFGRSTPVELDYLQVEKL from the coding sequence GTGGCGCGCGGATGGTATGTGATTCACACGTATTCCGGACATGAAGACAAGGTCAAGGCCCTCGTCGAAAAGACGGTTATTCAACAAGACTTGAAGGAACGAATTTTTCAACTTTTGATCCCCACGGAAGACGTGGTGGAACTTCGTCGAAACAAGAAGCAAGTTAAAAAGCGCAAGTTCTTTCCCGGCTATGTGTTGGTGGACATGGACGTGGACAACCAGACCTACTGGATGATCCGCAATACGGCGGGCGTCACGGGGTTCTTGGGCGGTGTGAAGCCCACGGCGCTTCCTGAGTCGGAGATCCAATCCCTCCTTCAGCTCACCGTGGCGCCGCCCGACCACAAGCCGCGGCCGGCGGTCCTCTTCGATAAGGGCGAAAAAGTCCGAATCAAAGAAGGTCCGTTCCGTCACTTCTTTGGAATGGTAGAAGAGATCAATGAGGACCGAGCCAAACTTCGGGTCACGGTGGATATCTTCGGTCGTTCCACGCCCGTGGAATTGGATTATCTGCAAGTGGAGAAACTTTAA
- the rplK gene encoding 50S ribosomal protein L11: protein MKTQIKLQIPAAGANPAPPVGPALGQHGVNIMDFCKQFNDRTKAMEAGMTIPAVITVFEDRSFTFITKMPPVSALIKKAAGLAKASAEPNKTKVGKLSRPQLEEIAKTKMPDLNAPNLEAAIRMVKGTARSMGVETAD, encoded by the coding sequence ATAAAAACACAAATCAAACTGCAAATTCCCGCCGCCGGGGCGAACCCGGCGCCTCCCGTGGGGCCCGCGTTGGGACAACACGGCGTGAACATCATGGATTTCTGCAAGCAGTTCAACGATCGAACCAAGGCGATGGAAGCCGGCATGACCATCCCCGCGGTCATTACCGTGTTCGAAGACCGGAGTTTCACCTTCATCACGAAGATGCCCCCGGTGTCGGCGTTGATCAAGAAGGCGGCAGGGTTGGCCAAGGCCAGCGCCGAACCCAACAAGACCAAGGTCGGAAAGCTTTCCCGTCCGCAATTGGAAGAAATCGCTAAAACGAAGATGCCGGATTTGAACGCCCCCAACCTGGAAGCTGCTATTCGAATGGTGAAGGGCACGGCCCGCAGTATGGGCGTCGAAACCGCCGACTGA
- the rplA gene encoding 50S ribosomal protein L1, with translation MSRRTEELQKTIEAGKRYSIEEAIGLVKQNAKAKFDETVEIHVRLGVDAKKGDQNVRGTVSLPHGTGKSKRVVVVAKGEKVKEAQTAGADEAGDADIVEKISKGWMDFDILVATPDAMRDLTKLAKTLGPKGLMPNPKSGTVTFDIARTVKELKAGRIEFKMDSTAIIHSILGKASFSQDKLVENAKAFLEAIENAKPSTAKGTYVRSVTITSTMGPGVSVVTDSVKK, from the coding sequence ATGAGCCGTCGAACCGAAGAACTCCAAAAAACCATTGAAGCTGGGAAGCGTTATTCCATTGAAGAGGCCATTGGTTTAGTCAAACAGAACGCCAAGGCGAAGTTCGACGAGACGGTCGAAATCCATGTGCGCCTGGGCGTTGACGCCAAAAAAGGCGACCAAAACGTTCGCGGAACCGTTTCTCTTCCCCACGGCACGGGTAAATCAAAACGCGTGGTGGTCGTTGCGAAGGGTGAAAAAGTGAAAGAGGCTCAAACGGCCGGAGCGGACGAGGCGGGAGACGCCGACATCGTTGAGAAAATTTCAAAGGGCTGGATGGATTTTGACATCCTGGTGGCGACGCCCGACGCCATGAGAGATTTGACCAAGTTGGCGAAGACGCTGGGTCCCAAGGGTCTCATGCCCAACCCCAAAAGCGGCACCGTGACATTTGACATTGCCCGGACTGTGAAGGAACTCAAAGCGGGTCGGATCGAGTTCAAAATGGACTCCACGGCGATCATTCATTCGATCCTTGGAAAAGCCTCGTTTTCCCAGGACAAATTGGTGGAAAACGCCAAGGCGTTCCTGGAGGCCATTGAAAACGCGAAACCTTCCACCGCCAAGGGAACCTATGTGCGGAGCGTGACCATCACCTCCACCATGGGCCCTGGCGTATCCGTGGTCACGGATTCCGTCAAAAAGTAG
- a CDS encoding 7-cyano-7-deazaguanine synthase, which translates to MRHDKVLVLASGGLDSAALLGWALKRYRKVQPVYCRFGLRWERAELHWLKRFLAAVGCPALQPLAVLDLPAKTLYAGHWSLTGKGVPGYRSRNEAVYLPGRNALLLSQAAVFGAQRRTTEILVGTLAGNPFRDATPIFFKSLARSLTLALGQPVIIRAPFQKMGKEAVLRAAGDLPLHLAFSCLNPRGIRPCGACNKCAERDQGTEALAQKTRDLREI; encoded by the coding sequence ATGCGCCACGACAAGGTCTTGGTATTGGCCAGCGGCGGCCTGGACAGCGCGGCGCTGTTGGGCTGGGCGCTCAAACGTTACCGGAAAGTGCAACCGGTATATTGTCGGTTCGGACTTCGGTGGGAACGAGCGGAACTTCACTGGCTGAAACGCTTTCTGGCCGCGGTCGGTTGCCCAGCGCTTCAACCGCTGGCCGTTCTCGACCTCCCCGCCAAAACCCTGTATGCGGGCCATTGGAGTTTGACGGGAAAGGGCGTTCCGGGCTACCGATCCCGGAACGAAGCCGTATATCTGCCGGGACGAAACGCCCTGTTGCTGTCCCAGGCGGCCGTCTTCGGCGCTCAGCGACGGACCACCGAGATCCTCGTGGGGACACTGGCGGGGAATCCGTTTCGGGACGCGACACCGATCTTTTTTAAGTCCCTGGCTCGCTCCCTCACCCTGGCGCTGGGCCAACCCGTCATCATCCGAGCCCCTTTCCAGAAAATGGGAAAGGAGGCGGTCCTCCGCGCCGCCGGGGACCTGCCGCTCCACCTGGCCTTTTCCTGCCTTAACCCCCGGGGGATCCGCCCCTGCGGTGCGTGCAACAAATGCGCCGAGCGGGATCAGGGGACGGAAGCCCTGGCCCAAAAAACAAGAGATCTCCGGGAAATTTGA
- a CDS encoding VIT1/CCC1 transporter family protein, with protein MNHLILDEAARSRGEELVLDELFDLRLYERLRGVSRTGLAEMLDRLVAVEAKHYAFWQDFFSLKRSRLDWGRRLKLEIVTAVCRVVGPSAVLLVLEGIEVYGIRKYLTLWDTYRDTPFGQALKDTLMDEFEHEDEIVSGFAGRKINPERVRGIFLGFNDGLVEILGAVSGFFTALRAPSLVLGASVAVAVAGALSMAAGSFAATSSEREIERVQKGKAAFLGRKDETGDPPSPVSTGMIVGISYFIGASLPVLPLLFGAKNAFVSVASGAVAAVVVSSVLAFLSGMDVRRRIALNLAVIALAVGVTSLIGTLVHLLWGVAI; from the coding sequence ATGAATCATTTGATTTTGGATGAAGCGGCCCGTTCGCGAGGCGAAGAGCTGGTGTTGGACGAACTTTTCGATTTGCGGTTGTACGAGCGGCTCCGGGGGGTGTCTCGCACCGGGTTGGCGGAGATGTTGGATCGCTTGGTCGCGGTGGAAGCCAAGCATTACGCTTTTTGGCAGGACTTTTTTTCCCTGAAGCGTTCCCGACTGGATTGGGGAAGACGTCTCAAATTGGAGATCGTCACGGCGGTTTGCCGCGTGGTGGGGCCCTCGGCTGTTCTCCTGGTTCTGGAGGGGATTGAGGTGTACGGCATCCGAAAATATTTGACCCTGTGGGACACCTACCGCGACACCCCGTTCGGACAGGCGTTGAAAGACACCCTGATGGATGAGTTCGAGCACGAAGATGAAATCGTTTCGGGTTTTGCCGGCCGAAAGATCAATCCCGAACGGGTGCGGGGAATTTTTCTCGGATTTAACGACGGATTGGTCGAAATTTTAGGGGCGGTGAGCGGGTTTTTTACGGCGCTCCGAGCCCCTTCCTTGGTTTTGGGGGCCAGCGTCGCCGTCGCCGTGGCGGGCGCTCTGTCCATGGCGGCGGGATCTTTTGCCGCCACCAGTTCCGAACGGGAGATCGAGCGGGTGCAGAAGGGAAAAGCCGCTTTCCTCGGGCGGAAGGACGAGACCGGCGATCCTCCTTCCCCGGTTTCGACAGGGATGATCGTGGGAATCAGTTATTTCATCGGGGCGAGCCTCCCGGTTCTTCCGTTGCTTTTCGGGGCCAAGAACGCGTTCGTGTCCGTGGCGTCGGGCGCCGTGGCCGCGGTGGTGGTTTCTTCGGTGTTGGCGTTCCTCTCCGGCATGGACGTGCGCCGTCGGATTGCGTTGAACCTCGCGGTGATCGCCCTGGCGGTGGGGGTGACGAGCTTGATCGGCACCCTGGTCCACCTTTTGTGGGGGGTGGCGATTTGA
- a CDS encoding DUF58 domain-containing protein, with protein sequence MMESGVFDPRWTARLAPLSFHPRGPAEGPRVGRHESHRRGRAGDFLDRRAYAPGDDRRRIDWTVFARTDRWTVREEREDTNLRASLLLDVSPSMTFSADGRGTKLRYGAGLLAALAFVLHHGREAAGVGFFDRALLSFQTPQTGNDVLSRLFAQLQHPPTGAPGCFQDSFREFRSRWRGRGAVVVVSDFLGPLDDILSGFRLLCAGGLDVSALQVLDPVELDLAFQGNRRFQDLETGDLIRGDPAVMAESYARIMAARQSALSRGMAALGVDYQRFITKQPVDEAVATFLHRRAAR encoded by the coding sequence ATGATGGAGAGCGGGGTTTTTGACCCGCGGTGGACGGCGCGTTTGGCGCCGTTGTCGTTCCATCCCCGGGGGCCCGCGGAAGGGCCTCGGGTGGGCCGGCACGAAAGCCATCGACGCGGGCGCGCGGGAGATTTCCTGGACCGGCGCGCCTACGCGCCCGGCGACGATCGGCGTCGAATCGATTGGACGGTATTCGCCCGGACGGATCGCTGGACGGTTCGGGAAGAACGGGAGGACACGAACCTTCGCGCTTCTCTCCTTCTGGATGTGTCCCCATCGATGACGTTTTCGGCCGATGGCCGTGGGACGAAGCTTCGTTACGGCGCGGGTCTCCTGGCCGCGCTGGCTTTCGTTCTTCACCATGGAAGGGAAGCGGCAGGCGTCGGTTTTTTCGACCGGGCCCTCCTCTCTTTCCAAACCCCCCAAACCGGGAACGATGTTTTGTCTCGTCTCTTCGCTCAACTCCAACATCCTCCCACCGGCGCGCCGGGTTGCTTTCAAGACTCCTTCAGGGAATTTCGTTCCCGGTGGCGAGGTCGTGGCGCCGTGGTGGTGGTGTCGGACTTTTTGGGTCCTCTCGATGATATCCTGTCCGGATTCCGTCTGTTGTGCGCCGGAGGGCTGGACGTTTCGGCCCTTCAGGTTTTGGATCCGGTGGAACTGGACCTGGCTTTTCAGGGAAACCGCCGGTTTCAGGACCTCGAAACGGGGGACTTGATTCGGGGCGACCCGGCGGTGATGGCCGAGTCTTACGCCAGAATAATGGCCGCGCGCCAGAGCGCTCTGTCGCGCGGAATGGCGGCGCTCGGTGTGGATTATCAACGGTTTATCACCAAACAACCGGTGGACGAAGCGGTGGCGACCTTCCTCCATCGACGGGCGGCCCGGTGA
- a CDS encoding VWA domain-containing protein yields MGADSRETNCFFSCLLLREAAGDRWTPDRLRRWALLAARTALAAAVILFLARPGFRGALGAGHVRGVILLDASYSLRVSQSGETGFDRARNLARDVFQNRRPGDQWGLVVFSDRVESSFPPEADPAGVAGALEAATPTHRGTRFSAGFDEALKLLGGGGTVVLFSDAAAHGAGEGQKPWHDTPGGLVVVEVVSPRSNAAIVGSGPAVGRGRPAWNCRPGGMPRLERGLSDGTGAWKPGVGFAGRGSEGRCFPRPGPARPKFPWILTPCRRTTAGSWSPTPCPHFPFCA; encoded by the coding sequence GTGGGGGCGGATTCGCGCGAAACCAACTGTTTTTTCAGCTGTCTCCTGTTGCGCGAAGCGGCGGGGGATCGCTGGACGCCGGACCGGCTCCGGCGCTGGGCCCTCTTGGCGGCCCGGACGGCTCTCGCGGCCGCTGTGATCCTTTTCTTGGCGCGGCCGGGGTTCCGAGGCGCGCTAGGGGCCGGCCACGTTCGAGGGGTGATTCTTTTGGACGCGTCCTATTCGCTCCGTGTTTCCCAATCGGGTGAAACCGGTTTTGATCGTGCGCGGAACCTCGCCCGCGACGTGTTTCAAAACCGCCGGCCCGGGGACCAATGGGGCTTGGTTGTTTTTTCAGACCGGGTGGAAAGTTCGTTTCCTCCGGAGGCGGATCCCGCCGGGGTGGCGGGGGCTTTGGAAGCCGCGACCCCCACCCACCGGGGGACGCGTTTTTCGGCCGGGTTCGATGAAGCCTTAAAGCTTTTGGGGGGAGGGGGGACGGTGGTTTTGTTTTCGGACGCGGCCGCCCACGGGGCTGGAGAAGGCCAAAAACCTTGGCACGACACTCCGGGCGGGTTGGTGGTGGTCGAAGTGGTGTCGCCCCGCTCCAATGCGGCCATTGTGGGGAGCGGTCCAGCGGTCGGGAGGGGCCGCCCCGCGTGGAATTGCAGACCTGGGGGGATGCCTCGCCTCGAACGTGGACTCTCCGACGGGACGGGGGCGTGGAAGCCCGGGGTCGGGTTCGCTGGGAGGGGGAGCGAGGGACGGTGTTTTCCACGGCCCGGTCCGGCCCGGCCGAAATTTCCTTGGATCCTGACGCCTTGCCGGAGGACGACCGCTGGTTCCTGGTCACCGACCCCTTGCCCCCATTTTCCGTTTTGTGCGTGA
- a CDS encoding DUF4159 domain-containing protein encodes MKRMGILGAIFLIPFLLCGATGNRFVFAQLERPGRWDPYPEVWGWGAVFLRQTTRLDPVDERRVLRLSDDALFESPFLVVAGRGGLDFSEPDLARIRDYLAAGGLVFFDDTEASSSSPFSRSVRDLPDRLFSGARWRPVPLDHALYRSFFLLRSGAGRRRVDPGLQGLWLADRLVMVWSSNDLLGAVARDRVGQPLFSCEPGGEGQREESARLFVNLVMFSVTGTYKTDAVHQPFLEKKRVR; translated from the coding sequence TTGAAACGGATGGGAATCTTGGGGGCTATTTTTCTTATTCCTTTCCTCCTTTGCGGGGCCACGGGAAACCGGTTCGTCTTCGCCCAGTTGGAACGCCCGGGCCGCTGGGATCCCTATCCGGAGGTTTGGGGATGGGGGGCGGTTTTCCTCCGGCAGACCACGCGCTTGGACCCCGTCGACGAACGTCGCGTGTTGCGGTTGTCGGACGACGCGCTCTTCGAGTCTCCGTTCCTCGTGGTGGCGGGCCGGGGGGGGCTGGATTTTTCCGAACCAGACCTCGCGAGAATCCGGGATTATCTGGCGGCGGGGGGCCTGGTTTTTTTTGACGACACGGAGGCATCGTCTTCTTCGCCCTTTTCTCGGTCCGTCCGGGACCTTCCGGACCGGCTATTCTCCGGGGCCCGTTGGCGGCCTGTTCCTTTGGATCATGCCCTGTATCGGTCTTTTTTTCTGTTGCGTTCGGGCGCGGGGCGTCGGCGGGTGGATCCCGGCCTTCAGGGGTTGTGGTTGGCGGATCGACTGGTGATGGTGTGGAGTTCCAACGATCTTCTAGGCGCTGTGGCGCGGGACCGGGTGGGGCAACCTCTTTTTTCTTGCGAACCGGGGGGGGAGGGCCAGCGGGAAGAAAGCGCCCGACTCTTCGTCAACCTGGTTATGTTCTCGGTCACGGGAACCTATAAGACGGACGCCGTTCACCAGCCCTTCTTGGAAAAGAAACGGGTTCGATGA